The stretch of DNA GGCAGCTGCGTCGGTCCGGGTCGGGCAGCGCCGCCATCGCGGCCACCGCGCCGGCGGGCTCGCGCCCCGGCAGTCGGCGGCTGTAGCCGCCCTCCTCGATGAGCAGCCGCGCCTCGTCCCACCAGTAGGGACGCTCGCTTCCGACCAGTCCGGCGACGACGAAGGCCACCGCGGGGACCCGGCGCGCGGCCAGCACCGGCAGTGCGGTGGTCGCCGCGCTGCGGTGCCCGTGCTCGAAGGTGAGCAGCACCGCGTGCGGCGGCAGCGGCAGGCCCCCGGCCAGGGCGTCCTGGACCTGGGTCAGGGAGACCGGGCTGGCGGTCCGCAGCAGCCGCTCCACCTGGGCCCGGAAGGATCCGGGGTCGTCGAGTTCGCGGAAGGTCAGCACGGCGAGGCGCCGCGCCGAGCGCCCACGGGACCGATCTGCGCCCTGGCGGCTCTGACGCTCGACCGGCCTGGGCAGGATGGTGAGGTTCGGCTCTCGCACGGACTTCCCTTCCGTCGCGCCGAGCTGCACCGGAGATGGATGGCCGGTGCGGCTATGTCACCCAACGTATGGAAGACCCACACCCTGGGGTGAAGGTTGTACGCCGGCCGGAACAAGTTCCCGGTGGATTTCCGGGGACAATAGCCGCATGACCGTCGAAGCCCAGCCAACCGATCCCCGCCCGGTCGAACGCCGGGTGGACCTCGGCACTGCGCGGCTGCTGCCCGACCTGGACCGGCCCAGGGGCTGGCTGCTCACCATGGACGACGCACCGCAGTCCTACGTCGACCTGGACAACCCGCTGCACCTGGAGTTCGAGTACGTGCAGCGACTCGCCCACGCCGCCGACCTGGCCGCGCCGCCGGGACGGCCGCTGGACGCGCTGCACCTCGGCGGCGGGGCGCTCACCCTACCCCGCTACCTGGCCGCCACCCGTCCCGGTTCGCGCCAGCGGGTGGTCGAGCTGGACGCGGCGCTGATCGCCCTGGTGCGCGAGCACCTGCCCTGGACGCCTGCCCGCGGCGGCGCCGAGGTCCGGATCGAGGTCCAGGCGGCGGACGCCCGCGCCGCCCTGGCCGAGAGCCGGGACGGCTGCGCGGATCTGCTGGTCGCCGACGTGTTCGGCGGCTCGCGCATCCCCGCGCACCTGACCTCGGTGGAGTTCGTCCGGGAGGCGGCGCGGGTGCTGCGCGCGGACGGCCTCTACGCCGCGAACCTCGCCGACGGCGCACCGCTGGACTTCGCCCGCTCCCAGCTGGCGACCGTCGCCGAGGTGTTCCCCGAGGTCTGCCTGATCGCCGAGCCCTCGGTGCTGCGCGGGCGCCGCTACGGCAATCTGGTCATTCTGGCCTGCCGGCAGCCGTTCCCGGTCGCCGACCTGGCCCGCCGCACCGCCGCGGACGCCTTCCCGGCCCGGGTGGTCCACGGCGACCGGCTCGACCTGCTCAGGGGGGACGCGCGACCGGTCACCGACGCGACCGCGGCCCCCTCCCCGGCCCCGCCGGACGGAGCCTTCAGCCTGGGCTCCTGACGGCCCCGGCGGGCTACTCGCCGACCAGGGCCAGCGCGAACCCGTCGTACCCCTTGCCGCCCACGGTCTGCAGCACCGTGCCCCGGAGCCGAGGTTCCGCGGCGATCAGCTCCACCGCCGCCTGGGACCCCTGGAT from Streptomyces sp. 846.5 encodes:
- a CDS encoding polysaccharide deacetylase family protein, with amino-acid sequence MREPNLTILPRPVERQSRQGADRSRGRSARRLAVLTFRELDDPGSFRAQVERLLRTASPVSLTQVQDALAGGLPLPPHAVLLTFEHGHRSAATTALPVLAARRVPAVAFVVAGLVGSERPYWWDEARLLIEEGGYSRRLPGREPAGAVAAMAALPDPDRRSCLEELRVTARRTVPGRAQLTADDLRALRDGGIVIGNHSLGHARLDRCDDYVVREEVVGGHRILTELLGEEPSAFAHPHGVADGRAEALLRGYGYRSAFLGDDQLFDLRAVGAVRPDPLRISRLGVDSGTSRGIFDSVLAGWTPGLRRLRGAVAV
- a CDS encoding fused MFS/spermidine synthase, translated to MTVEAQPTDPRPVERRVDLGTARLLPDLDRPRGWLLTMDDAPQSYVDLDNPLHLEFEYVQRLAHAADLAAPPGRPLDALHLGGGALTLPRYLAATRPGSRQRVVELDAALIALVREHLPWTPARGGAEVRIEVQAADARAALAESRDGCADLLVADVFGGSRIPAHLTSVEFVREAARVLRADGLYAANLADGAPLDFARSQLATVAEVFPEVCLIAEPSVLRGRRYGNLVILACRQPFPVADLARRTAADAFPARVVHGDRLDLLRGDARPVTDATAAPSPAPPDGAFSLGS